Proteins from a single region of Eremothecium gossypii ATCC 10895 chromosome VI, complete sequence:
- the TAG1 gene encoding Tag1p (Syntenic homolog of Saccharomyces cerevisiae YLR173W): MSEREHARAIEEADERAPMLAEQAAGGTAGYGTGRTSQETLPELPASQLSIPQRFALFLLFVVLLPLSYVYTTMPAPDVLQKYVADITELEVRRVSFQGWAEAPPGMAGAAQGNSGKWMAFGVNVSMAVDYEKETTVPVTANQRSLLRLMGNDILGDICVSLNEGAVYTHNAAGEVVPLVTVADRQPVCVSLLDGEVTDILTQVYVRPNLTNMVWLVGELQRNRKWQPQLLSNLSVSTRKLFFEDLYLPVRDFHVAGTSVDEYVDWQKLRRMLRHGGAIFETITRNSTILELAVTDVPKDSALRLQASVRIPIVGQGMDQFILPEDIVFPATEWMVALPGCDGNGTIGLPNATIVVDPVKALKWEQQSSIDISMTAVVAGRLPDPLLYEVCEYDNGNVVTPMSLIFRKMFDPAQLVELTVKGRRALESDDLETIPVEVVTELVAATKLPLAFNFTVSQSDMIEDLSIQRLKLRLRRNRHGEKVLHVAGKVRILFNPPFYNVTEDSSVSITAVKGVIDLYHHNVRFASTPLRTWLPCDTAIDGGRLEVSLELDQDEVDIIDPVQLSVCLNEIIFNGQTEIYIDGKVDILTKTVLGELVLFDMPAHGKTVVKKDDDVLLINQLDTV, translated from the coding sequence ATGAGTGAAAGGGAGCACGCGCGGGCGATTGAGGAAGCGGACGAGCGGGCGCCCATGTTGGCGGAGCAGGCCGCGGGCGGCACTGCGGGGTACGGGACAGGGAGGACATCGCAGGAAACGCTGCCCGAACTGCCGGCCAGCCAGCTCAGCATACCGCAGAGATTTGCGCTTTTTCTGTTGTTTGTTGTGCTTCTGCCGTTGAGCTACGTTTACACCACGATGCCGGCGCCCGATGTGCTCCAGAAATATGTGGCGGACATCACGGAGTTGGAGGTGCGCCGGGTCAGCTTCCAGGGCTGGGCTGAGGCGCCTCCTGGGAtggcgggcgcggcgcaggGCAACAGCGGGAAGTGGATGGCGTTCGGTGTAAATGTGTCGATGGCGGTGGACTACGAGAAGGAGACGACGGTGCCGGTGACTGCGAACCAACGCTCTCTTTTGCGCCTCATGGGGAACGACATACTCGGGGATATCTGCGTGAGCCTCAACGAAGGAGCGGTGTACACGCACAACGCTGCCGGGGAGGTGGTGCCGCTTGTGACGGTGGCGGATAGACAGCCCGTGTGCGTGAGCCTACTTGACGGCGAGGTGACCGACATTCTGACGCAGGTCTACGTACGCCCGAACCTCACCAACATGGTGTGGCTCGTGGGCGAGCTCCAGAGAAACCGCAAATGGCAGCCACAGTTGTTGTCGAATCTTTCGGTGTCCACTCGCAAGCTGTTCTTTGAAGATCTCTACTTGCCAGTGCGGGATTTCCATGTTGCTGGCACCTCGGTTGATGAATACGTTGACTGGCAAAAACTGAGGCGAATGCTTAGGCATGGCGGTGCTATTTTTGAAACCATAACCAGAAACTCGACCATTTTGGAATTGGCGGTGACGGATGTGCCCAAGGACAGTGCGCTCAGGTTGCAAGCCAGTGTGCGCATCCCCATTGTGGGCCAGGGGATGGACCAGTTTATTTTGCCCGAGGACATAGTGTTTCCTGCCACCGAGTGGATGGTTGCGCTACCGGGCTGTGACGGCAACGGCACCATTGGGTTACCCAATGCGACTATAGTGGTAGATCCTGTAAAGGCGCTCAAGTGGGAGCAGCAGTCCAGCATTGATATAAGTATGACCGCTGTGGTTGCGGGACGGCTTCCTGATCCATTGCTCTACGAGGTTTGTGAATACGATAATGGCAACGTAGTAACCCCCATGAGCCTCATTTTTAGAAAGATGTTTGACCCTGCGCAGCTGGTTGAATTGACAGTGAAGGGTAGGCGTGCGCTTGAAAGTGACGATTTGGAAACTATTCCAGTGGAGGTTGTTACTGAGTTGGTCGCAGCTACAAAATTGCCGCTAGCCTTCAACTTCACCGTCTCGCAGTCCGATATGATCGAAGACCTGAGTATACAACGTCTAAAACTACGCTTGCGGAGGAACCGGCATGGCGAAAAGGTTCTTCACGTCGCAGGGAAAGTGCGAATTCTTTTCAACCCGCCATTCTATAATGTTACTGAGGATTCATCAGTCAGCATTACCGCTGTCAAGGGCGTAATAGATCTCTACCATCATAATGTCCGTTTTGCGTCTACCCCATTGCGGACTTGGCTGCCCTGTGATACGGCGATCGATGGTGGCAGATTGGAAGTTAGTCTAGAGCTAGATCAGGATGAGGTAGATATAATAGATCCTGTTCAGCTTTCTGTTTGTCTCAATGAGATCATATTCAATGGACAGACAGAGATATACATTGATGGCAAGGTCGATATTCTGACTAAAACAGTATTGGGCGAATTAGTGCTATTCGATATGCCAGCCCACGGTAAGACGGTTGTGAAGAAGGATGATGATGTGCTCCTCATAAATCAGCTGGATACTGTCTAG
- the DPH5 gene encoding diphthine synthase (Syntenic homolog of Saccharomyces cerevisiae YLR172C (DPH5)), whose translation MLFLVGLGLSSHEDITVRGLNAVKRCARVYLEHYTSILMTASKEELEGFYGKPVVLADREMVESGCEEILRDADKEDVAFLVVGDPFGATTHTDLVLRAKKQGIVVEVVHNASVMNAVGSCGLQLYNFGQTISMVFFTDSWRPDSWYDKVLENRRIGLHTLVLLDIKVKEQSPENLARGRLIFEPPRYMSISQCCEQLLEVEEKRGQQAYTPDTPCVAISRLGAPTQHMKSGSIHELAEYDAGEPLHSLVILGRQCHELELEYLLEFSEDQERFKDQVHRDQEFFKPAPWVPPPEDED comes from the coding sequence ATGTTGTTTCTGGTCGGGCTGGGACTGTCGTCGCACGAGGATATCACGGTGCGAGGGCTGAATGCCGTGAAACGGTGTGCGCGGGTGTACCTGGAGCACTACACGTCGATCCTAATGACGGCTTCGAAGGAAGAGCTGGAGGGCTTCTACGGGAAGCCGGTGGTGCTGGCAGACCGGGAGATGGTGGAGTCGGGGTGCGAGGAGATCTTGCGGGACGCAGACAAGGAGGACGTGGCGTTCCTGGTGGTGGGCGACCCGTTCGGGGCGACGACGCACACGGACCTGGTGCTGCGGGCCAAGAAACAGGGCATCGTGGTGGAGGTGGTGCACAATGCTTCCGTGATGAACGCAGTGGGCTCGTGCGGCTTGCAGCTGTACAACTTCGGGCAGACGATCTCGATGGTGTTCTTCACGGACAGCTGGCGGCCGGACTCGTGGTACGACAAGGTACTGGAGAACCGGCGCATCGGGCTGCACacgctggtgctgctggaCATTAAGGTCAAGGAGCAGAGCCCCGAAAAcctggcgcgcggccgcctgATCTTTGAGCCGCCACGTTACATGTCGATCTCGCAGTGCTGCGAACAGTTGCTGGAGGTCGAGGAGAAGCGCGGCCAGCAGGCGTACACGCCGGACACGCCCTGCGTCGCCATCTCGCGCCTGGGTGCGCCGACGCAACACATGAAGTCCGGCTCGATCCACGAGCTGGCTGAGTACGACGCCGGCGAGCCACTGCATTCGCTTGTCATACTGGGCAGACAGTGCCACGAGCTGGAGTTGGAGTACCTGCTTGAGTTCAGTGAGGACCAGGAACGCTTCAAGGACCAGGTCCACCGCGACCAAGAGTTCTTCAAGCCGGCCCCATGGGTCCCTCCGccggaggacgaggactAA
- the APS1 gene encoding Aps1p (Syntenic homolog of Saccharomyces cerevisiae YLR170C (APS1)) — MSKLKYLLLFSRQGKIRLIRWYRPYEQKEKALIIRELTATVLARKPKMCNIIEYQDHKVVYKRYASLFFVCGISPEEDNELLTLEIIHRFVETMDRYFGNVCELDIIFNFTRAYNILDELIMCDGSFVESSKTDVLKNMATMDSIESNDNLERALV; from the coding sequence ATGTCGAAGCTAAAGTACCTGCTGCTTTTCTCGAGGCAGGGGAAGATTCGGCTGATCAGATGGTACCGCCCCTACGAGCAGAAGGAGAAGGCGCTGATTATCCGGGAGCTGACTGCCACGGTGCTCGCGCGCAAGCCGAAGATGTGTAACATCATCGAATACCAGGACCACAAGGTGGTGTATAAGCGATATGCCAGTTTGTTCTTCGTCTGTGGGATCAGTCCGGAAGAGGACAACGAGTTGCTGACCCTGGAAATTATACATCGATTTGTCGAGACTATGGACCGCTACTTCGGTAATGTGTGCGAGCTGGACATCATCTTCAACTTCACACGAGCATACAACATTCTGGACGAGCTGATAATGTGCGACGGCTCTTTCGTGGAGTCCAGCAAGACAGACGTCCTCAAGAATATGGCAACGATGGATTCTATAGAGTCCAATGACAACCTCGAGCGCGCCCTAGTTTGA
- a CDS encoding AFR125Cp (Non-syntenic homolog of Saccharomyces cerevisiae YMR252C) encodes MIPRIVGKLRPFTNIAIKSKGSSLLLAQSRTFRASPLAQTFMAWSELSKEAKKQFIRNYIELYKQKNPCSKSNVMYRALAGDMDVHDDAPYVFGILYNEIRAVQLGISRDNQKGSGGAMGDPDFAALLYK; translated from the coding sequence ATGATACCCCGTATAGTTGGAAAGCTGAGACCGTTCACCAATATAGCCATAAAATCGAAGGGCAGTTCGTTACTGTTGGCACAGAGCCGCACATTTAGGGCATcgccgctggcgcagaCGTTCATGGCCTGGTCAGAGCTCAGCAAGGAGGCTAAAAAGCAGTTCATCAGGAACTATATAGAGCTCTACAAACAGAAGAACCCCTGTAGCAAGAGCAACGTCATGTACCGGGCGCTTGCGGGTGACATGGACGTGCACGACGATGCTCCGTATGTGTTCGGGATTTTGTACAATGAAATCAGGGCCGTGCAGCTGGGCATTTCTCGGGACAATCAGAAGGGCTCAGGAGGAGCTATGGGCGATCCCGACTTCGCGGCGCTGCTATACAAATGA